In a single window of the Anabas testudineus chromosome 17, fAnaTes1.2, whole genome shotgun sequence genome:
- the fndc7a gene encoding fibronectin type III domain-containing protein 7: MRTTDLKMLKLLLLLTFTEICAAQNGITLSVFTVTSKSMTVQWNGLTGASSYKITATPKYSSNRPVFAHFGGNTVLGSVNSLSPNTVYTVQLEAIDNALNVLSSAKTEETTAPDIPVIVQAYSKNSDSITVEFTEVSGATSYILRAETDNFFSETPVSGSPGTVVQLQPYTDYQLSVMSVNSGGRSQPSETVSARTVVVAPMLNTTSPGNDSIVVSWLPVKNAVLYTLCIIQEGSSTRVKVNTTENTMTFYDLEAGATYCIKGTAWDPQGRTGDDLTVCQITRPPSPDVIYVQVTQGRSLGIAVYWVSVQGAENYIAWTSNGRNCTSTDNSYCYITPLECGQNRSVSVTAYNTAGPSSPSQPVPYITYPCLPDKIWVEEPSPSNCLLKWDQVQLVEYYMAFIKRDDGTERSCNTTETTCQFFCACGYTYLVTVFPYNQAGSSPYANVQNYTTIPCCPDSVTIQMISTDTLEVMWSPVKGAEVYETTAAETRDTIHCNDTSPVCALSDLRCNTPYSVTVTPCSELRGCNRTCPSSTRETAPCPPEILDMTQANSSTYRVFITNPNTPNTNYNITAVGRYDAHICETRNSSCDLTQLSCGSAYEVTTVATTAAGRSLPGYSKLLETGPCCPTFVNVTQVTQALTNVTWSPGSGARSYVTSLSSSRGYAKCHTLDTHCLMGCITCSTNYSVTLEAISSTGHKSECSYHGFSSSPCCPTAIKIYRKANNSLRVYWRPLGPQISNYTVNLNGTGANYTCTAVDGNKYCDVQDDICGDVYTVVVAPEGPNGMKVNFCQPRTFSVPCPGNAGILISRRRRSLD; the protein is encoded by the exons ATGAGAACAACAGATCTGAAGATGCTGAAACTTCTGCTTTTATTGACCTTCACTGAG atttgtGCAGCtcaaaatg GCATCACTTTGTCAGTGTTTACGGTCACGTCTAAGAGTATGACCGTGCAGTGGAACGGACTCACTGGTGCCAGCTCTTACAAGATAACAGCAACGCCCAAGTACTCCTCAAACCGACCGGTCTTTGCTCATTTTGGTGGCAACACTGTGCTCGGATCAGTCAATTCCCTGTCACCAAACACAGTGTACACTGTGCAGTTAGAGGCCATCGACAATGCTCTCAATGTGCTCAGCAGTGCAAAGACTGAGGAGACAACAG CTCCTGACATCCCCGTCATTGTACAGGCGTACTCTAAAAACAGCGACAGCATCACTGTGGAGTTCACAGAGGTTTCCGGGGCAACCAGTTACATcctgagagcagagacagacaacttCTTCTCCGAGACCCCGGTGAGCGGCTCCCCAGGCACCGTGGTGCAGCTTCAGCCCTACACAGACTACCAGCTTAGTGTGATGTCTGTCAACTCAGGAGGCAGGAGTCAGCCCTCAGAGACCGTCAGCGCCAGGACAG TTGTGGTTGCGCCCATGCTAAACACCACCTCTCCTGGCAATGACTCCATCGTTGTTTCATGGTTACCGGTGAAGAACGCCGTCCTTTACACGCTGTGCATCATCCAAGAGGGCTCCAGCACCCGCGTCAAAGTGAACACCACCGAGAACACGATGACCTTTTATGACCTTGAAGCAGGAGCTACCTACTGCATCAAAGGCACCGCATGGGACCCTCAGGGACGCACCGGAGACGACCTCACTGTCTGCCAGATCACAC gtccTCCAAGCCCGGACGTCATCTACGTCCAAGTGACTCAGGGTCGGTCTCTTGGGATCGCTGTGTACTGGGTTTCAGTGCAAGGAGCTGAAAACTACATTGCCTGGACGTCTAATGGTCGAAACTGTACCTCCACAGATAATAGTTACTGTTACATCACACCTCTAGAGTGTGGCCAGAAccgctctgtctctgtcacagcGTATAACACAGCTGGTCCCAGCAGCCCCTCACAACCAGTTCCCTACATCACAT ACCCATGTCTCCCAGACAAAATCTGGGTGGAGGAGCCCAGTCCAAGCAACTGCTTGTTGAAGTGGGATCAGGTGCAATTGGTGGAGTACTACATGGCTTTCATAAAGAGGGATGATGGGACAGAGAGGTCGTGTAACACCACTGAAACCACCTGCCAGTTTTTCTGTGCATGCGGCTACACCTACCTCGTTACCGTCTTCCCCTACAACCAGGCTGGCTCCAGTCCTTACGCTAACGTCCAGAACTACACCACAA TCCCTTGTTGTCCAGACAGTGTGACCATACAGATGATTTCTACAGACACCCTAGAGGTCATGTGGTCACCAGTCAAAGGTGCCGAGGTGTAcgagacaacagcagcagagactcGTGATACTATCCACTGTAATGACACATCGCCAGTGTGTGCACTGTCAGATCTGAGGTGCAACACACCTTATTCTGTGACAGTCACACCTTGCAGCGAGTTACGAGGATGCAACCGCACCTGTCCATCCAGCACACGGGAGACAG CTCCTTGCCCTCCAGAAATCCTGGACATGACGCAGGCCAACAGCTCCACATACAGAGTTTTCATCACCAACCCCAACACACCCAACACAAACTATAACATCACTGCCGTCGGACGCTACGACGCACACATTTGCGAGACAAGAAACAGCTCCTGTGATCTCACACAGCTGTCCTGTGGTTCAGCCTATGAAGTCACGACAGTGGCCACCACAGCTGCAGGACGGAGTCTACCTGGATACAGTAAACTTTTAGAAACAG GTCCTTGCTGTCCCACATTTGTAAACGTGACCCAGGTCACCCAGGCTTTGACCAATGTGACCTGGTCACCTGGCAGTGGAGCTCGCTCCTACGTCACCTCCCTGTCGTCCTCACGTGGATATGCCAAATGCCACACTCTGGACACCCACTGCCTGATGGGATGCATCACCTGTAGCACCAACTACAGCGTCACCTTGGAAGCCATCAGCAGCACGGGGCACAAGTCAGAGTGCAGCTATCACGGTTTCTCATCCA GTCCCTGCTGTCCAACGGCCATTAAGATCTATCGCAAGGCCAACAACTCTCTCAGGGTGTACTGGCGGCCACTGGGCCCTCAGATTAGCAACTACACAGTAAACCTAAATGGTACAGGAGCCAATTACACCTGTACTGCAGTTGACGGTAACAAATACTGTGACGTCCAGGATGACATCTGTGGGGATGTCTACACAGTCGTGGTGGCACCAGAGGGTCCGAATGGGATGAAAGTGAACTTCTGTCAGCCCAGGACATTCTCAG TTCCCTGTCCAGGAAACGCTGGCATAT tAATCTCTCGTCGAAGACGAAGCTTGGACTAA